One Ochotona princeps isolate mOchPri1 chromosome 29, mOchPri1.hap1, whole genome shotgun sequence genomic region harbors:
- the PRR14L gene encoding protein PRR14L isoform X3, whose amino-acid sequence MLSSGVETQPVPLDSSMSAVVQELYSELPVSVSKELHADSEPSVIPDLKPGASSSLVSQSRAPPSQLQRTRAASCHEDTSETLDHGAEPGWCGLVDPPAGGSVASGILDRKEKTKSMELTVFRDQGDQAEIVREPGEGAEQDPSERGTAAEEKMSPSQEDLLIQSSKELLCTDLPEDFLRNKEGNVQIVNETLLKSTEVQGMKVNGTETDNDEGHENGHVSKGLSAGCRKDPEVDRVMTSGEVSETSTLSSLKLLNLVDPGVTEATAKEKECGELKTCPSRLPGNSTISQVDSGKEELHKSHLVCEADDNQQQILSHPSEKHSSVHANLPATRNTVPIESLKEKSDVPYFSNSTGLESRMSLEKYSFENDGLLKGSAEKTDNSHLGEGDPSKNFTSKEENGAQLLTPVGERGDLFVVNGKQPTMAASECCSDEKETVGSPKENVLKSHCILGSLHTESSVSAGPSCGIETMELTIHNNENLKIFSDSQNNLTNAKDHRESLTAVSHLGGHTQPSSFSSSLQTEEPKWTATAEPDVLQEKICSSKDSNSLLSVQRNLNSDALLNEVPCDDFRSEKKSLVSSMPEDQGRSILNDLSKSMKGAAARLPTFPELGYRTESKKTVQSSQGDNCPCVDEQGIPRERNKLSYTNELTINKVESECVSNQQVSLNSEDHTELPTVSELNESREMPFPAREGAQQSHEPPLEGGADIAAESRTIPVKTKVNDLSPPSRETCGASSNSPTLNIKAGNLKKEGETADSGTEDVHSRPLSNKEASASPQQVTEFEKVQFLHTPSGLCVRESVPEEDTCLACAAFESGKITLAIGDFSVTKCKNAVRHSDPHSQRREDAVESSTCKVRYTSEEGERAGLRTKDSFPEDKFRNRMAAGVLSNGLSNKTSVRIKPSEERVERKEKEVLRHSAFCNCNISDCAPQGLNQSANIPSPERLLDQAPTVTFSSCKNVNPAAEALRHEADEVLDWQSNQNRSGKHRCKDKPAKDLADSDRREASTEPDVDRSDNPPEQPVSPDSTNPFSCVPKQDILEGALESVSACEEFTQNMADVVYTDHVNEATQGMLGVRLSSTVGSDERQGRLAVQETLQSTLPQTDGACIGTSEQDSGFPNAVAAATVGSLGIKTSCKEKLCQCLKDCEAQQCPDSCEKLDRIDTSLNICHKQQSERASQKETQRVTEGSHIEVSFQFDKENISEISSRELSPEGQHENYVSVGSPESIKITTPLCVSAQEDSEANVNSEEADLKDILKPEGEENQKVCTALQETKEGLPRDGSHCSEGDGTHISLEENAGKECPRHLPVTAQTETSNETEEHQSKPRGRLTAGEESGMSSRKRVGGGGGDMHKAFQTCTCRKRPGDAGRQQIKATSSSVWQKEEQHSRQKEALEPCSSSAASANEAQDRNQPEANQDEDALAKVVSRAEPAKGDTAQIQKLKDPKEESLCHPVQDNELSAGPCLPGDPQRVQDPSAAGCDQLRGAFGSTSRQKGMLPVKKQPHRTCKKVSCQEPVGVGRKISKARSSALLKGSPDPISTKAYRLLSSCAVSAPMRSEPDPVPPRSLVIPIPKRKATPCHPLRSLNFRKPTKESALLNKLSVLASRLAPATKPQKLTRYRRCSFELLPNARSYKRLRYKRLLDGFSCNTMPLNVYLAAGAWDKRPSSKSLALYSLDAMKMSFVNVSHEMPSLLFGSKIFPVSFHSDCLAESSRTFPEHCAPARLTSGEAVHCPSPPPKWAFSLFLSHSCPGTAMFRDETGLHGQARTQAPPQPPSPPRDYRGTALVETSADCSVLGLHTLLALCSPGCYRIWTKKRSFSSHMPTVQRFFMTQFTQGLKGLRSPASIANKVFCSLPYSVGRVLSIWSQHGPSACSLEISALHPTPSKEHLNLDTTSSWQRAWVESPGSWKPGTPSGSPVRIRGTQLATPCYHMCLFQAWKLHIAPAAAS is encoded by the exons AAGGAAATGTACAGATTGTAAATGAAACTCTGCTAAAATCCACTGAAGTACAAGGTATGAAGGTCAATGGGACTGAGACGGATAATGATGAAGGACACGAGAACGGCCATGTGAGTAAAGGTCTGTCAGCTGGGTGCAGGAAAGACCCAGAAGTAGACAGAGTCATGACCAGTGGTGAGGTTTCAGAAACCAGCACATTAAGTTCCCTAAAGCTTTTAAATCTTGTGGATCCTGGAGTAACAGAAGCAACCgctaaagaaaaagaatgtggagAATTAAAAACTTGTCCTTCTCGGTTACCAGGAAACAGTACCATTTCCCAAGTAGACAGTGGGAAGGAAGAGTTGCATAAGTCACACCTTGTCTGTGAAGCAGATGACAATCAGCAGCAAATTCTTAGTCACCCTAGTGAAAAACACAGTTCCGTGCATGCCAATCTCCCAGCCACAAGAAACACAGTCCCTATAGAGTCTTTAAAGGAAAAATCAGATGTGCCGTATTTCTCCAATTCGACTGGTCTAGAATCCAGAATGTCCTTAGAAAAATACAGTTTTGAAAATGATGGTTTGCTGAAGGGATCTGCTGAGAAGACAGACAATTCCCACTTGGGTGAAGGTGATCCAAGCAAGAACTTCACTTccaaagaagagaatggagcacaGCTTTTGACTCCTGTTGGTGAACGAGGGGACCTGTTCGTTGTTAATGGCAAACAGCCAACAATggctgccagtgagtgttgttCAGATGAGAAAGAAACCGTTGGTTCTCCAAAGGAAAATGTCCTCAAGAGCCATTGCATTCTAGGCAGTCTCCATACAGAGAGCTCTGTGTCTGCAGGGCCCAGTTGTGGTATTGAAACCATGGAACTAACAATCCACAATaatgaaaatctgaaaattttcTCAGATAGTCAAAATAATTTGACAAATGCTAAGGATCACAGAGAAAGTTTGACTGCTGTGAGCCACCTAGGCGGACACACTCAACCAAGTAGTTTTTCCTCCTCACTGCAGACCGAGGAACCAAAATGGACAGCCACTGCAGAACCAGACGTGTTACAAGAAAAGATTTGTAGTAGTAAAGACTCGAACTCCTTACTTAGTGTCCAGAGAAATCTGAATAGCGATGCTCTTTTAAATGAAGTACCATGTGATGATTTTCggtctgaaaaaaaatcacttgtgaGTTCAATGCCAGAGGATCAGGGAAGGTCTATACTTAATGACCTGTCCAAATCCATGAAAGGTGCTGCTGCTCGGTTACCAACATTTCCAGAGCTCGGTTATAGAACTGAGTCCAAAAAAACTGTACAGAGCTCACAGGGTGATAATTGTCCATGTGTAGATGAACAGGGCATTCCCCGTGAGAGAAATAAACTTTCTTATACCAATGAACTGACTATAAACAAAGTAGAAAGTGAATGTGTTTCTAATCAACAAGTGTCCCTTAATTCTGAAGACCACACAGAATTGCCAACAGTCTCTGAACTTAACGAAAGCAGAGAGATGCCTTTCCCAGCACGTGAAGGTGCGCAGCAAAGCCACGAGCCTCCATTAGAAGGTGGAGCAGACATCGCTGCTGAGTCCCGAACCATCCCCGTGAAGACAAAAGTGAACGACCTCTCTCCACCAAGTCGTGAAACCTGTGGTGCCTCCTCAAACAGTCCCACCTTAAACATCAAAGCGGGAAACctcaaaaaagagggagagacagctgaTTCAGGAACCGAAGATGTACATTCCAGGCCTCTGTCCAATAAGGAGGCATCTGCTTCGCCTCAACAGGTTACAGAATTTGAGAAGGTTCAGTTTCTGCATACCCCCAGTGGCCTTTGCGTAAGAGAAAGTGTGCCGGAAGAGGACACGTGTCTTGCCTGTGCTGCTTTTGAGTCTGGCAAAATCACCCTGGCCATTGGTGACTTTTcagtaacaaaatgtaaaaatgctGTTCGACACAGTGATCCCCACTCCCAGAGAAGGGAAGATGCTGTGGAAAGTAGCACTTGTAAAGTGAGGTATACCTCAGAGGAAGGTGAACGTGCTGGGTTGCGAACTAAAGACAGCTTTCCTGAAGATAAATTCAGAAACAGAATGGCAGCAGGGGTGTTAAGTAATGGATTGTCCAACAAAACCTCCGTTCGCATCAAACCCAGTGAGGAAAGggtagaaagaaaggaaaaagaggtaCTGAGACATTCTGCGTTTTGTAACTGTAACATCTCTGATTGTGCTCCACAGGGACTTAACCAATCTGCAAACATTCCAAGCCCTGAGAGATTGTTGGACCAGGCTCCCACTGTTACCTTCTCCAGTTGTAAAAATGTGAACCCAGCAGCTGAAGCTCTCCGTCATGAGGCAGATGAAGTCCTTGATTGGCAGAGTAACCAAAACAGGTCAGggaaacacagatgcaaagataaACCAGCCAAGGACCTAGCAGACAGTGACCGGAGGGAGGCCAGCACAGAGCCTGATGTGGACAGAAGTGACAACCCACCAGAACAACCAGTCAGTCCAGACAGTACTAACCCATTCTCTTGTGTTCCAAAGCAAGACATTCTAGAGGGAGCCCTGGAAAGCGTTTCTGCTTGTGAGGAGTTCACACAAAACATGGCAGATGTTGTCTACACAGACCACGTTAATGAGGCCACACAAGGCATGTTGGGTGTGAGACTATCTAGCACAGTTGGTAGTGATGAAAGGCAAGGTAGACTGGCAGTCCAAGAAACCTTACAAAGTACCTTGCCTCAGACAGATGGTGCCTGTATAGGAACATCCGAACAGGACTCAGGTTTCccaaatgctgttgctgctgctacagtGGGATCTCTTGGAATAAAAACATCATGCAAAGAGAAACTTTGCCAGTGTTTAAAAGACTGTGAGGCGCAACAATGTCCGGACTCTTGTGAGAAATTGGATAGAATAGACACATCTTTAAACATTTGTCACAAACAGCAAAGTGAAAGAGCATCtcagaaagaaacacaaagagtGACGGAGGGATCACACATAGAGGTGAGTTTTCAATTTGACAAGGAAAATATCTCTGAAATTTCCTCGAGAGAATTGTCTCCTGAAGGCCAACATGAGAACTATGTCTCTGTAGGGAGCCCGGAATCCATTAAGATAACTacgcctctgtgtgtgtctgctcaAGAAGATTCAGAAGCAAATGTTAACAGTGAAGAAGCTGACCTGAAAGACATTCTTAAGCCAGAAGGTGAGGAAAACCAAAAGGTCTGCACAGCCCTGCAAGAGACAAAGGAAGGCCTCCCCAGGGATGGGAGTCATTGTAGTGAGGGAGACGGCACACACATCAGCCTGGAGGAGAACGCTGGCAAAGAGTGTCCTAGACATTTGCCTGTGACAGCGCAAACAGAAACTAGCAACGAGACTGAAGAACATCAGAGTAAACCACGGGGTCGCTTAACTGCTGGGGAGGAGTCTGGCATGAGTAGCAGAAAACGTGTTGGTGGTGGCGGCGGTGATATGCACAAGGCCTTTCAGACCTGTACGTGCCGGAAGAGGCCTGGTGATGCAGGCAGACAACAAATTAAGGCCACGTCGAGCAGCGTGTGGCAGAAGGAAGAGCAGCATAGCCGCCAGAAAGAAGCCTTAGAACCAtgctcatcatctgctgcttccgcAAATGAGGCGCAGGACAGAAACCAACCCGAAGCCAACCAAGACGAGGATGCCCTGGCAAAAGTTGTCAGCAGGGCAGAGCCGGCCAAGGGTGACACTGCACAGATTCAGAAGTTGAAAGACCCAAAAGAGGAAAGCTTATGTCATCCAGTGCAGGACAATGAGTTGAGCGCAGGCCCTTGCCTCCCTGGTGACCCCCAGAGAGTGCAAGATCCCAGCGCTGCTGGGTGTGATCAGCTACGCGGTGCCTTTGGGAGCACATCCCGTCAGAAAGGGATGCTTCCGGTGAAGAAGCAGCCCCATCGAACGTGTAAGAAAGTGTCCTGTCAAGAGCCAGTCGGTGTGGGGAGAAAGATCAGTAAAGCAAGAAGTTCTGCCTTATTAAAGGGTTCCCCAGATCCCATCTCCACAAAAGCCTACAGGCTTCTCAGTTCCTGCGCTGTGTCTGCACCCATGCGATCAGAACCTGACCCCGTTCCTCCCCGGAGCTTGGTGATCCCCATACCAAAGCGGAAGGCTACTCCGTGCCATCCCCTGAGGAGCCTGAATTTTAGGAAGCCTACCAAAGAATCAGCCTTACTAAACAAGCTGTCCGTCCTTGCCTCCAGACTTGCGCCAGCCACCAAGCCCCAGAAACTTACACGGTATCGGCGATGCTCCTTTGAGCTTCTTCCAAACGCCAGAAGCTACAAGCGGCTGCGATACAAAAGGCTCCTGGATGGCTTTTCCTGCAATACAATGCCGCTGAATGTGTATCTCGCAGCTGGTGCGTGGGATAAGAGGCCCAGCAGTAAGTCCTTGGCACTTTATTCTCTCGATGCCATGAAAATGAGCTTCGTAAATGTGAGCCACGAGATGCCATCACTGCTGTTTGGCTCCAAAATCTTCCCAGTGTCCTTCCACTCAGACTGCCTGGCTGAGTCCTCGAGGACTTTCCCAGAGCACTGTGCTCCAGCCAGGCTCACCTCAGGAGAGGCTGTCCATTGCCCGTCGCCACCTCCCAAGTGGgccttttctctgttcttgtCCCACAGTTGCCCTGGGACGGCCATGTTCAGGGACGAGACTGGCCTCCACGGTCAGGCACGCACTCAGGCTCCTCCACAGCCTCCATCTCCTCCCCGGGACTACAGAGGCACTGCCCTAGTCGAGACCAGCGCAGACTGCTCTGTCCTTGGCCTTCACACGCTCCTAGCACTTTGTTCCCCAGGATGTTACCGAATCTGGACCAAAAAACGGAGCTTCTCCAGTCATATGCCGACTGTGCAGAGGTTCTTCATGACCCAGTTTACACAGGGCTTGAAGGGGTTGCGGTCTCCAGCCTCCATAGCCAACAAAGTCTTCTGTTCCCTGCCCTACTCGGTGGGCAGGGTGCTGTCCATCTGGAGCCAGCACGGACCTTCTGCCTGCTCCTTGGAAATCTCTGCTCTTCATCCCACTCCCAGCAAGGAGCACCTGAATCTGGACACCACAAGCAg ctGGCAAAGAGCCTGGGTTGAGTCCCccggaagctggaagccaggaactccatctgggtctcccgtgcggatACGAGGGACCCAGCTAG CCACACCATGTTACCATATGTGCCTCTTCCAGGCTTGGAAGCTACACATAGCACCAGCGGCAGCCAGCTGA
- the PRR14L gene encoding protein PRR14L isoform X2 produces the protein MLSSGVETQPVPLDSSMSAVVQELYSELPVSVSKELHADSEPSVIPDLKPGASSSLVSQSRAPPSQLQRTRAASCHEDTSETLDHGAEPGWCGLVDPPAGGSVASGILDRKEKTKSMELTVFRDQGDQAEIVREPGEGAEQDPSERGTAAEEKMSPSQEDLLIQSSKELLCTDLPEDFLRNKEGNVQIVNETLLKSTEVQGMKVNGTETDNDEGHENGHVSKGLSAGCRKDPEVDRVMTSGEVSETSTLSSLKLLNLVDPGVTEATAKEKECGELKTCPSRLPGNSTISQVDSGKEELHKSHLVCEADDNQQQILSHPSEKHSSVHANLPATRNTVPIESLKEKSDVPYFSNSTGLESRMSLEKYSFENDGLLKGSAEKTDNSHLGEGDPSKNFTSKEENGAQLLTPVGERGDLFVVNGKQPTMAASECCSDEKETVGSPKENVLKSHCILGSLHTESSVSAGPSCGIETMELTIHNNENLKIFSDSQNNLTNAKDHRESLTAVSHLGGHTQPSSFSSSLQTEEPKWTATAEPDVLQEKICSSKDSNSLLSVQRNLNSDALLNEVPCDDFRSEKKSLVSSMPEDQGRSILNDLSKSMKGAAARLPTFPELGYRTESKKTVQSSQGDNCPCVDEQGIPRERNKLSYTNELTINKVESECVSNQQVSLNSEDHTELPTVSELNESREMPFPAREGAQQSHEPPLEGGADIAAESRTIPVKTKVNDLSPPSRETCGASSNSPTLNIKAGNLKKEGETADSGTEDVHSRPLSNKEASASPQQVTEFEKVQFLHTPSGLCVRESVPEEDTCLACAAFESGKITLAIGDFSVTKCKNAVRHSDPHSQRREDAVESSTCKVRYTSEEGERAGLRTKDSFPEDKFRNRMAAGVLSNGLSNKTSVRIKPSEERVERKEKEVLRHSAFCNCNISDCAPQGLNQSANIPSPERLLDQAPTVTFSSCKNVNPAAEALRHEADEVLDWQSNQNRSGKHRCKDKPAKDLADSDRREASTEPDVDRSDNPPEQPVSPDSTNPFSCVPKQDILEGALESVSACEEFTQNMADVVYTDHVNEATQGMLGVRLSSTVGSDERQGRLAVQETLQSTLPQTDGACIGTSEQDSGFPNAVAAATVGSLGIKTSCKEKLCQCLKDCEAQQCPDSCEKLDRIDTSLNICHKQQSERASQKETQRVTEGSHIEVSFQFDKENISEISSRELSPEGQHENYVSVGSPESIKITTPLCVSAQEDSEANVNSEEADLKDILKPEGEENQKVCTALQETKEGLPRDGSHCSEGDGTHISLEENAGKECPRHLPVTAQTETSNETEEHQSKPRGRLTAGEESGMSSRKRVGGGGGDMHKAFQTCTCRKRPGDAGRQQIKATSSSVWQKEEQHSRQKEALEPCSSSAASANEAQDRNQPEANQDEDALAKVVSRAEPAKGDTAQIQKLKDPKEESLCHPVQDNELSAGPCLPGDPQRVQDPSAAGCDQLRGAFGSTSRQKGMLPVKKQPHRTCKKVSCQEPVGVGRKISKARSSALLKGSPDPISTKAYRLLSSCAVSAPMRSEPDPVPPRSLVIPIPKRKATPCHPLRSLNFRKPTKESALLNKLSVLASRLAPATKPQKLTRYRRCSFELLPNARSYKRLRYKRLLDGFSCNTMPLNVYLAAGAWDKRPSSKSLALYSLDAMKMSFVNVSHEMPSLLFGSKIFPVSFHSDCLAESSRTFPEHCAPARLTSGEAVHCPSPPPKWAFSLFLSHSCPGTAMFRDETGLHGQARTQAPPQPPSPPRDYRGTALVETSADCSVLGLHTLLALCSPGCYRIWTKKRSFSSHMPTVQRFFMTQFTQGLKGLRSPASIANKVFCSLPYSVGRVLSIWSQHGPSACSLEISALHPTPSKEHLNLDTTSSWQRAWVESPGSWKPGTPSGSPVRIRGTQLVGEGLLLAIRLHQHPVMEDNSGTCTCPWVLQPS, from the exons AAGGAAATGTACAGATTGTAAATGAAACTCTGCTAAAATCCACTGAAGTACAAGGTATGAAGGTCAATGGGACTGAGACGGATAATGATGAAGGACACGAGAACGGCCATGTGAGTAAAGGTCTGTCAGCTGGGTGCAGGAAAGACCCAGAAGTAGACAGAGTCATGACCAGTGGTGAGGTTTCAGAAACCAGCACATTAAGTTCCCTAAAGCTTTTAAATCTTGTGGATCCTGGAGTAACAGAAGCAACCgctaaagaaaaagaatgtggagAATTAAAAACTTGTCCTTCTCGGTTACCAGGAAACAGTACCATTTCCCAAGTAGACAGTGGGAAGGAAGAGTTGCATAAGTCACACCTTGTCTGTGAAGCAGATGACAATCAGCAGCAAATTCTTAGTCACCCTAGTGAAAAACACAGTTCCGTGCATGCCAATCTCCCAGCCACAAGAAACACAGTCCCTATAGAGTCTTTAAAGGAAAAATCAGATGTGCCGTATTTCTCCAATTCGACTGGTCTAGAATCCAGAATGTCCTTAGAAAAATACAGTTTTGAAAATGATGGTTTGCTGAAGGGATCTGCTGAGAAGACAGACAATTCCCACTTGGGTGAAGGTGATCCAAGCAAGAACTTCACTTccaaagaagagaatggagcacaGCTTTTGACTCCTGTTGGTGAACGAGGGGACCTGTTCGTTGTTAATGGCAAACAGCCAACAATggctgccagtgagtgttgttCAGATGAGAAAGAAACCGTTGGTTCTCCAAAGGAAAATGTCCTCAAGAGCCATTGCATTCTAGGCAGTCTCCATACAGAGAGCTCTGTGTCTGCAGGGCCCAGTTGTGGTATTGAAACCATGGAACTAACAATCCACAATaatgaaaatctgaaaattttcTCAGATAGTCAAAATAATTTGACAAATGCTAAGGATCACAGAGAAAGTTTGACTGCTGTGAGCCACCTAGGCGGACACACTCAACCAAGTAGTTTTTCCTCCTCACTGCAGACCGAGGAACCAAAATGGACAGCCACTGCAGAACCAGACGTGTTACAAGAAAAGATTTGTAGTAGTAAAGACTCGAACTCCTTACTTAGTGTCCAGAGAAATCTGAATAGCGATGCTCTTTTAAATGAAGTACCATGTGATGATTTTCggtctgaaaaaaaatcacttgtgaGTTCAATGCCAGAGGATCAGGGAAGGTCTATACTTAATGACCTGTCCAAATCCATGAAAGGTGCTGCTGCTCGGTTACCAACATTTCCAGAGCTCGGTTATAGAACTGAGTCCAAAAAAACTGTACAGAGCTCACAGGGTGATAATTGTCCATGTGTAGATGAACAGGGCATTCCCCGTGAGAGAAATAAACTTTCTTATACCAATGAACTGACTATAAACAAAGTAGAAAGTGAATGTGTTTCTAATCAACAAGTGTCCCTTAATTCTGAAGACCACACAGAATTGCCAACAGTCTCTGAACTTAACGAAAGCAGAGAGATGCCTTTCCCAGCACGTGAAGGTGCGCAGCAAAGCCACGAGCCTCCATTAGAAGGTGGAGCAGACATCGCTGCTGAGTCCCGAACCATCCCCGTGAAGACAAAAGTGAACGACCTCTCTCCACCAAGTCGTGAAACCTGTGGTGCCTCCTCAAACAGTCCCACCTTAAACATCAAAGCGGGAAACctcaaaaaagagggagagacagctgaTTCAGGAACCGAAGATGTACATTCCAGGCCTCTGTCCAATAAGGAGGCATCTGCTTCGCCTCAACAGGTTACAGAATTTGAGAAGGTTCAGTTTCTGCATACCCCCAGTGGCCTTTGCGTAAGAGAAAGTGTGCCGGAAGAGGACACGTGTCTTGCCTGTGCTGCTTTTGAGTCTGGCAAAATCACCCTGGCCATTGGTGACTTTTcagtaacaaaatgtaaaaatgctGTTCGACACAGTGATCCCCACTCCCAGAGAAGGGAAGATGCTGTGGAAAGTAGCACTTGTAAAGTGAGGTATACCTCAGAGGAAGGTGAACGTGCTGGGTTGCGAACTAAAGACAGCTTTCCTGAAGATAAATTCAGAAACAGAATGGCAGCAGGGGTGTTAAGTAATGGATTGTCCAACAAAACCTCCGTTCGCATCAAACCCAGTGAGGAAAGggtagaaagaaaggaaaaagaggtaCTGAGACATTCTGCGTTTTGTAACTGTAACATCTCTGATTGTGCTCCACAGGGACTTAACCAATCTGCAAACATTCCAAGCCCTGAGAGATTGTTGGACCAGGCTCCCACTGTTACCTTCTCCAGTTGTAAAAATGTGAACCCAGCAGCTGAAGCTCTCCGTCATGAGGCAGATGAAGTCCTTGATTGGCAGAGTAACCAAAACAGGTCAGggaaacacagatgcaaagataaACCAGCCAAGGACCTAGCAGACAGTGACCGGAGGGAGGCCAGCACAGAGCCTGATGTGGACAGAAGTGACAACCCACCAGAACAACCAGTCAGTCCAGACAGTACTAACCCATTCTCTTGTGTTCCAAAGCAAGACATTCTAGAGGGAGCCCTGGAAAGCGTTTCTGCTTGTGAGGAGTTCACACAAAACATGGCAGATGTTGTCTACACAGACCACGTTAATGAGGCCACACAAGGCATGTTGGGTGTGAGACTATCTAGCACAGTTGGTAGTGATGAAAGGCAAGGTAGACTGGCAGTCCAAGAAACCTTACAAAGTACCTTGCCTCAGACAGATGGTGCCTGTATAGGAACATCCGAACAGGACTCAGGTTTCccaaatgctgttgctgctgctacagtGGGATCTCTTGGAATAAAAACATCATGCAAAGAGAAACTTTGCCAGTGTTTAAAAGACTGTGAGGCGCAACAATGTCCGGACTCTTGTGAGAAATTGGATAGAATAGACACATCTTTAAACATTTGTCACAAACAGCAAAGTGAAAGAGCATCtcagaaagaaacacaaagagtGACGGAGGGATCACACATAGAGGTGAGTTTTCAATTTGACAAGGAAAATATCTCTGAAATTTCCTCGAGAGAATTGTCTCCTGAAGGCCAACATGAGAACTATGTCTCTGTAGGGAGCCCGGAATCCATTAAGATAACTacgcctctgtgtgtgtctgctcaAGAAGATTCAGAAGCAAATGTTAACAGTGAAGAAGCTGACCTGAAAGACATTCTTAAGCCAGAAGGTGAGGAAAACCAAAAGGTCTGCACAGCCCTGCAAGAGACAAAGGAAGGCCTCCCCAGGGATGGGAGTCATTGTAGTGAGGGAGACGGCACACACATCAGCCTGGAGGAGAACGCTGGCAAAGAGTGTCCTAGACATTTGCCTGTGACAGCGCAAACAGAAACTAGCAACGAGACTGAAGAACATCAGAGTAAACCACGGGGTCGCTTAACTGCTGGGGAGGAGTCTGGCATGAGTAGCAGAAAACGTGTTGGTGGTGGCGGCGGTGATATGCACAAGGCCTTTCAGACCTGTACGTGCCGGAAGAGGCCTGGTGATGCAGGCAGACAACAAATTAAGGCCACGTCGAGCAGCGTGTGGCAGAAGGAAGAGCAGCATAGCCGCCAGAAAGAAGCCTTAGAACCAtgctcatcatctgctgcttccgcAAATGAGGCGCAGGACAGAAACCAACCCGAAGCCAACCAAGACGAGGATGCCCTGGCAAAAGTTGTCAGCAGGGCAGAGCCGGCCAAGGGTGACACTGCACAGATTCAGAAGTTGAAAGACCCAAAAGAGGAAAGCTTATGTCATCCAGTGCAGGACAATGAGTTGAGCGCAGGCCCTTGCCTCCCTGGTGACCCCCAGAGAGTGCAAGATCCCAGCGCTGCTGGGTGTGATCAGCTACGCGGTGCCTTTGGGAGCACATCCCGTCAGAAAGGGATGCTTCCGGTGAAGAAGCAGCCCCATCGAACGTGTAAGAAAGTGTCCTGTCAAGAGCCAGTCGGTGTGGGGAGAAAGATCAGTAAAGCAAGAAGTTCTGCCTTATTAAAGGGTTCCCCAGATCCCATCTCCACAAAAGCCTACAGGCTTCTCAGTTCCTGCGCTGTGTCTGCACCCATGCGATCAGAACCTGACCCCGTTCCTCCCCGGAGCTTGGTGATCCCCATACCAAAGCGGAAGGCTACTCCGTGCCATCCCCTGAGGAGCCTGAATTTTAGGAAGCCTACCAAAGAATCAGCCTTACTAAACAAGCTGTCCGTCCTTGCCTCCAGACTTGCGCCAGCCACCAAGCCCCAGAAACTTACACGGTATCGGCGATGCTCCTTTGAGCTTCTTCCAAACGCCAGAAGCTACAAGCGGCTGCGATACAAAAGGCTCCTGGATGGCTTTTCCTGCAATACAATGCCGCTGAATGTGTATCTCGCAGCTGGTGCGTGGGATAAGAGGCCCAGCAGTAAGTCCTTGGCACTTTATTCTCTCGATGCCATGAAAATGAGCTTCGTAAATGTGAGCCACGAGATGCCATCACTGCTGTTTGGCTCCAAAATCTTCCCAGTGTCCTTCCACTCAGACTGCCTGGCTGAGTCCTCGAGGACTTTCCCAGAGCACTGTGCTCCAGCCAGGCTCACCTCAGGAGAGGCTGTCCATTGCCCGTCGCCACCTCCCAAGTGGgccttttctctgttcttgtCCCACAGTTGCCCTGGGACGGCCATGTTCAGGGACGAGACTGGCCTCCACGGTCAGGCACGCACTCAGGCTCCTCCACAGCCTCCATCTCCTCCCCGGGACTACAGAGGCACTGCCCTAGTCGAGACCAGCGCAGACTGCTCTGTCCTTGGCCTTCACACGCTCCTAGCACTTTGTTCCCCAGGATGTTACCGAATCTGGACCAAAAAACGGAGCTTCTCCAGTCATATGCCGACTGTGCAGAGGTTCTTCATGACCCAGTTTACACAGGGCTTGAAGGGGTTGCGGTCTCCAGCCTCCATAGCCAACAAAGTCTTCTGTTCCCTGCCCTACTCGGTGGGCAGGGTGCTGTCCATCTGGAGCCAGCACGGACCTTCTGCCTGCTCCTTGGAAATCTCTGCTCTTCATCCCACTCCCAGCAAGGAGCACCTGAATCTGGACACCACAAGCAg ctGGCAAAGAGCCTGGGTTGAGTCCCccggaagctggaagccaggaactccatctgggtctcccgtgcggatACGAGGGACCCAGCTAG TGGGGGAAGGGCTCCTCCTTGCTATCagactgcatcagcacccagtGATGGAGGACAACAGTGGAACTTGCACATGCccgtgggtgctgcaacccagctag